From the Streptococcus sp. 29887 genome, one window contains:
- a CDS encoding DUF3310 domain-containing protein, which produces MGEPKSWALASVEGKEGQFDNVTKPKHYQGKYGLEAIEVIKNFLTEEELRGYYKGNALKYLLRERSKNGLEDLKKLGRYLDWLIEETEKANERR; this is translated from the coding sequence ATGGGTGAGCCAAAAAGTTGGGCGTTAGCAAGTGTAGAAGGAAAAGAGGGGCAATTCGACAACGTAACCAAACCAAAACATTACCAAGGTAAGTATGGTTTGGAAGCTATCGAGGTTATCAAGAACTTCCTGACCGAGGAAGAGCTAAGAGGTTACTACAAGGGGAATGCCCTGAAATACCTACTTCGGGAGCGGAGCAAGAATGGCCTTGAGGACCTAAAAAAGCTAGGCAGATACCTGGACTGGCTAATCGAGGAGACGGAGAAAGCGAATGAAAGAAGATAA
- a CDS encoding MazG-like family protein has translation MAKNFEELKNMVVCWAFEKNLHLADPKIQWMRVTEEVGEIQDVLLKPTKFENPERALKDALGDSLVTLIVLAYQLRLDLVDCLEVAYDEIKDRKGRMVNGTFVKEEDL, from the coding sequence ATGGCAAAGAATTTTGAAGAACTAAAAAATATGGTTGTCTGTTGGGCATTTGAAAAAAATCTACACTTAGCTGACCCGAAAATCCAATGGATGCGAGTGACGGAAGAGGTCGGAGAAATCCAAGATGTACTGCTGAAACCGACAAAGTTTGAAAATCCTGAACGAGCACTAAAAGATGCGCTCGGTGATTCCTTGGTCACTTTGATTGTACTGGCCTATCAGTTGCGATTGGATTTGGTCGATTGTCTAGAAGTCGCATACGACGAAATCAAAGACCGTAAGGGACGGATGGTGAATGGTACGTTTGTGAAAGAGGAGGATTTGTGA
- a CDS encoding DEAD/DEAH box helicase: protein MFKLFDYQLDLIDRARKQIADKNVMIVSPPGSGKSVVISEVIKRATEKGGRVLFLVHRKELIEQITGSLTRHEVNLSRVDLLTVGRAKNRLSVIQKPTLIITDEGHHGKASTYQAIYKYFEDVPRLGFTATPWRLNGSGFTDTYDVMVEGKSVQWLIDNQRLANCRYYSLLSIDTSKLKTRNGEYTNQSIDEAFGKAIYGNVVKEYRKRADGQKAILYAHSIEASKSFSDEFNQAGIVSVHVDSKTPKIERERIMQAFRDGEIQVLCNVDLISEGFDVPDCSVTILCRPTKSLVLYLQQSMRSMRYQPGKIAIIIDCVVNWQIHGLPYTPHNWKEYFQGGWKKARKTENTIQAKQCPDCSAMWPLNQSVCDMCGYNFGEREQAEKERIEAELVEIKQKEFQQARLAEQKFGKNLAKNWEIAKARASIKGGKPLYKLLFYYAGTDVPDDDIIRISGVSSKEYYRALQWVEKQKNKIITRY from the coding sequence ATGTTTAAGTTATTTGACTACCAACTAGATTTGATTGATAGGGCACGCAAGCAGATAGCTGATAAGAATGTTATGATTGTCAGCCCACCTGGAAGCGGTAAGTCCGTTGTCATATCAGAAGTTATCAAACGAGCTACGGAAAAAGGTGGCAGGGTACTGTTCCTAGTGCACCGCAAGGAATTGATTGAGCAGATAACTGGCAGTCTAACAAGACACGAGGTCAATCTCAGTCGTGTTGACTTACTGACAGTCGGAAGAGCGAAGAACAGGCTATCTGTTATCCAGAAACCTACGCTGATCATCACAGACGAAGGGCATCATGGGAAAGCGAGTACCTACCAGGCTATCTACAAATATTTCGAAGATGTCCCACGGTTAGGCTTTACGGCGACCCCTTGGAGACTTAATGGGTCTGGTTTCACCGATACATACGATGTTATGGTTGAGGGCAAGTCTGTCCAATGGTTGATTGATAACCAAAGGCTTGCGAATTGCAGGTATTACAGTTTACTTTCGATTGATACCTCAAAGCTCAAGACCAGAAATGGTGAATATACCAACCAGTCGATTGATGAAGCGTTCGGCAAGGCCATCTATGGCAACGTGGTCAAGGAGTACCGAAAACGTGCAGACGGTCAGAAAGCTATTCTGTATGCTCATTCGATAGAGGCCTCTAAGAGCTTCTCTGACGAATTTAATCAAGCAGGTATAGTTTCGGTCCATGTCGACTCTAAAACGCCTAAAATCGAACGTGAGCGCATTATGCAAGCCTTTCGTGACGGTGAGATACAAGTCTTGTGCAATGTGGACTTAATCAGCGAGGGCTTCGATGTGCCGGACTGCTCTGTGACGATACTATGTAGGCCCACGAAATCACTGGTACTGTATCTTCAACAGTCCATGCGGTCCATGCGTTACCAACCTGGCAAGATAGCCATTATCATCGACTGTGTTGTCAATTGGCAGATACATGGTCTGCCCTACACCCCGCACAACTGGAAAGAGTATTTCCAAGGAGGGTGGAAGAAAGCACGTAAAACCGAAAACACGATCCAGGCGAAACAATGCCCAGACTGTTCGGCCATGTGGCCATTGAATCAATCGGTGTGTGATATGTGTGGATATAATTTCGGTGAGCGTGAGCAGGCTGAGAAAGAACGAATTGAAGCTGAATTGGTTGAAATCAAGCAGAAAGAATTTCAGCAGGCACGTTTGGCTGAACAGAAATTCGGCAAGAACCTAGCGAAGAACTGGGAAATAGCCAAAGCGCGGGCCAGTATCAAAGGCGGAAAACCGCTATATAAACTACTTTTCTACTACGCAGGTACAGATGTACCAGACGATGACATCATTCGCATCTCGGGTGTTTCTAGCAAGGAATACTATCGAGCTTTGCAATGGGTCGAAAAACAAAAAAATAAAATTATTACGAGGTATTAA
- a CDS encoding phage resistance protein, whose product MKSLSDSLDRLLYQTDWGSSLFGESVLKAELKKQLYKIHYVNDKNQVHYYFESATVEPKDIGYFASDGRKTHRFIYGDVWMSNETDDNPATVKYNSEKNFPPFAKLVIDYLIGRYTISDGYLYDVSNRQFRILDEYALQTRYGFKDASHIMEILSGIHHFLGVKPINYIQLYQIAGQDFIIDLEANELRIEPPKQNVSYFKHYPVKLSDAQASQRIAQEFLEYVIADSQSLHNAQLQAYYMAQVACGIRPKTNFFISKSGVRTGKGLRHIALSGLFKKIDVELDTLKSNGFEALQAWAMFSGGEMALATEQGDIQGLAMERVLKIIATERTHVARSIGQNQSLVSLSSVLCIDTNRTVALSDEMNGRKILIQYQDRPEGETDFEREEIFAKYWQAFTNRDKSPKVAGSLGFLLNSMEYFKQQDEMYLWKNVEVFNDIDLDDFQMALINALQEIDFVQRTGNKEVVALSDRVYGKNMNALGESLARIGVKATSKKVNGKSARGYIIENQERFNKFIM is encoded by the coding sequence ATGAAATCGCTATCCGATTCGCTTGACCGGTTACTTTATCAAACGGACTGGGGGTCCAGTCTGTTTGGCGAATCGGTGTTAAAAGCGGAACTAAAGAAACAATTATACAAAATCCATTATGTGAACGATAAAAACCAAGTACACTACTATTTTGAATCAGCAACGGTTGAACCTAAGGACATCGGCTATTTCGCAAGTGACGGTCGCAAGACACACAGGTTTATCTATGGCGATGTCTGGATGTCCAACGAAACGGATGACAATCCAGCGACTGTGAAATACAACTCAGAGAAGAATTTTCCGCCCTTCGCTAAGTTAGTCATTGATTATCTGATTGGCAGGTATACGATTTCTGACGGCTATCTCTACGATGTCAGCAATCGGCAGTTTCGGATTTTGGACGAGTACGCTCTGCAGACACGTTACGGATTCAAAGATGCCAGTCACATCATGGAAATCCTATCAGGTATCCATCATTTTCTAGGTGTTAAGCCAATCAATTATATCCAACTTTATCAAATCGCAGGGCAGGATTTCATCATTGATCTGGAAGCCAACGAACTACGAATCGAACCACCCAAGCAGAATGTATCCTATTTCAAGCATTACCCTGTGAAACTATCGGATGCCCAGGCATCGCAGAGAATCGCCCAGGAATTCCTTGAGTATGTCATCGCAGACAGTCAGTCGCTTCACAACGCACAGCTTCAAGCCTACTACATGGCACAAGTCGCATGTGGTATTCGACCCAAGACCAATTTCTTCATCTCAAAATCTGGGGTACGAACGGGGAAGGGTCTTCGGCACATAGCGTTGTCTGGGTTATTTAAAAAAATCGATGTCGAGCTGGACACGCTAAAATCGAATGGCTTTGAGGCCCTGCAAGCCTGGGCGATGTTTTCAGGCGGAGAAATGGCCCTTGCGACGGAGCAGGGTGATATTCAAGGCCTTGCAATGGAGCGAGTACTTAAAATCATCGCAACCGAACGAACGCACGTTGCACGGTCAATCGGACAGAACCAGTCACTGGTTAGTCTGTCTAGTGTGCTGTGTATTGATACAAACAGGACAGTCGCGCTATCTGATGAGATGAATGGACGGAAAATCTTGATTCAGTATCAGGATAGGCCAGAAGGTGAGACAGATTTTGAACGTGAAGAGATATTCGCAAAATACTGGCAGGCGTTCACGAATCGAGACAAGTCGCCGAAAGTCGCAGGCAGTCTTGGGTTTCTACTGAATTCTATGGAATATTTCAAGCAACAGGATGAGATGTATCTGTGGAAGAATGTGGAAGTATTCAACGATATTGACCTGGACGATTTTCAGATGGCACTGATAAACGCTCTGCAAGAGATTGATTTCGTGCAGAGGACAGGGAATAAGGAAGTAGTCGCACTGTCTGATAGAGTTTACGGAAAGAATATGAACGCTTTAGGTGAATCGTTAGCAAGGATTGGGGTCAAAGCTACCTCTAAGAAGGTTAATGGCAAGTCAGCTAGAGGATATATTATCGAAAATCAAGAGCGTTTTAACAAATTTATCATGTGA
- a CDS encoding YopX family protein, which translates to MIPKFRAWDTIKKAMSEVEIIVYTEERVYPFYSKVIRRYIPFSEAILMQSTGVFDKNGKEIFEGDIVRMHSGELLPVKLHHGMFEPVCYYASRAFGRVGNVFENPELLEHPDFREG; encoded by the coding sequence ATGATACCGAAGTTTAGAGCGTGGGATACCATCAAAAAAGCTATGAGTGAGGTTGAAATAATTGTGTATACAGAGGAAAGAGTGTATCCTTTCTACTCAAAAGTAATCCGAAGATACATTCCATTTAGTGAAGCAATCCTCATGCAGTCCACAGGGGTGTTTGATAAAAACGGCAAGGAAATTTTTGAGGGCGATATTGTTAGAATGCACTCAGGCGAGCTTTTACCAGTAAAGCTACACCACGGCATGTTCGAACCTGTTTGTTATTACGCCAGCCGTGCCTTTGGGAGGGTTGGAAATGTTTTTGAAAATCCTGAGTTGTTAGAACACCCAGATTTTAGGGAGGGGTAG
- a CDS encoding helix-turn-helix transcriptional regulator, with protein MIKRHRFSKHAPKPEPEPYAEGTLKDLRLKLGMTQKELAELLEVPKTTICHWERKHTNPPDVIHKLQKMHEDTKDHIKDDGVDIIEKLSYLKHRLGISYDSLAQLVGASHGTSVKDWMDGAKPKLKYVAEINRMYDELKGQHRPKPRKHRPTFCQLDPLDKTSWKAEIENPVIAWR; from the coding sequence ATGATTAAACGGCATCGTTTTAGCAAACACGCACCGAAACCTGAGCCAGAACCGTATGCAGAAGGCACGTTGAAAGACTTACGGTTGAAGCTTGGTATGACGCAGAAAGAGCTTGCGGAACTATTGGAAGTCCCTAAAACAACTATATGCCATTGGGAACGCAAACATACCAATCCGCCTGATGTTATACATAAATTGCAGAAGATGCACGAAGATACTAAAGACCATATCAAAGACGATGGTGTAGACATCATTGAAAAACTCAGTTACCTTAAACATCGGCTCGGAATATCATATGACAGCTTGGCTCAATTGGTTGGAGCTAGCCATGGAACGTCTGTCAAAGATTGGATGGACGGTGCAAAACCAAAGTTGAAATATGTAGCAGAAATCAATCGCATGTATGATGAGTTAAAAGGCCAACACCGACCGAAACCCCGAAAACACCGACCGACTTTTTGTCAGCTAGACCCGCTGGACAAGACTTCGTGGAAAGCGGAAATTGAAAATCCGGTTATTGCGTGGCGATGA
- a CDS encoding DUF1642 domain-containing protein, with translation MKQNDFYEVNGCTEFIPVTINERYNDGVDVTIHGPIRPFRTTVEQVYQFQKPHEPQKVVIPKYVSEWIGYCKANGLTLLGAIEPISKFGKGLADTFTGELNRCLSWVGFNQNAFARAWLDGYEVEEEKLYTVEIPNPNKIGNEVNVLMMNGFRQVIIKKEFGNDWKKEKGFQLTEEEIKKDFDWAWQFAKEVE, from the coding sequence ATGAAACAGAATGATTTTTACGAAGTGAACGGGTGTACGGAGTTTATACCTGTAACAATCAATGAAAGATACAATGACGGAGTTGATGTCACGATTCACGGTCCCATAAGGCCTTTTAGAACAACGGTTGAACAAGTGTATCAGTTTCAGAAACCACATGAACCACAAAAGGTTGTGATACCAAAATATGTATCTGAATGGATTGGTTACTGTAAGGCTAATGGCTTAACTTTGTTAGGAGCTATTGAACCAATATCAAAATTTGGTAAAGGACTTGCTGATACGTTCACAGGGGAATTAAACAGATGCCTTAGTTGGGTGGGGTTTAATCAAAATGCTTTTGCTCGTGCATGGCTTGACGGCTACGAAGTGGAGGAGGAAAAGCTATATACAGTTGAAATACCTAACCCTAACAAAATTGGGAATGAAGTTAATGTGCTAATGATGAATGGCTTTAGGCAAGTAATTATCAAAAAAGAATTTGGTAATGACTGGAAGAAAGAAAAAGGTTTTCAGCTAACCGAGGAAGAAATTAAAAAGGACTTTGACTGGGCTTGGCAATTTGCGAAAGAGGTGGAGTGA
- a CDS encoding AAA family ATPase, protein MKITKASEIERTKNWRVLLYGKPGLGKTSVIKSLTGRTLVLDMDHSSKVLGGTDNIDVIEFDRNHPTEFMKIFLTEVDSLLSEYDNLVIDNLTSFQSDWFVEAGKSSKNGISNELQHYNQWTNYFLRVLTAIYSKPINIYVTAWEDTRELTLDTGQLITQYVPQIRSNVLNQLLGLTDVVGRIMVNAKSGNRGVILEGSEGTYAKNRLDERTACPIEELFAFNV, encoded by the coding sequence ATGAAGATTACAAAAGCAAGCGAAATCGAACGGACGAAGAATTGGCGTGTCCTGCTGTACGGAAAGCCCGGCCTTGGGAAGACCAGTGTTATCAAGTCTCTGACGGGCCGAACGCTAGTCTTGGACATGGACCATTCTAGCAAGGTCTTGGGCGGTACGGATAATATCGATGTCATCGAATTCGACCGGAATCACCCAACAGAATTTATGAAGATATTCCTGACCGAAGTCGATTCTCTACTCAGCGAATATGACAATCTAGTCATTGATAATCTAACCAGCTTTCAATCTGATTGGTTTGTCGAAGCAGGAAAGTCATCAAAGAATGGTATTTCCAATGAATTACAACATTACAACCAATGGACCAACTACTTTCTGCGTGTGCTGACAGCTATCTACTCTAAGCCTATCAATATCTATGTGACAGCTTGGGAAGATACGCGAGAATTGACCCTGGACACAGGACAGTTAATCACTCAGTATGTGCCACAGATTCGGTCTAATGTGCTGAACCAGTTGCTTGGATTGACAGATGTTGTCGGTCGAATCATGGTCAACGCTAAGAGTGGGAATCGCGGGGTTATCCTCGAAGGTTCGGAAGGGACCTACGCTAAGAATCGACTGGATGAACGGACAGCCTGTCCGATTGAGGAGTTGTTTGCATTTAATGTTTAA
- a CDS encoding bifunctional DNA primase/polymerase has protein sequence MYHDTALAFLKKGYQVIPLSRKTGNPIIKFKDIPITEEIIKSVNWFNCDYALLMRGVWAIDIDTHNMDVTIAEGLKFLLRSQKADLLSVLSTDQNDYGLDGYSSILRSEYRRELINNFNNTFLELTASGGMHVLFKKREDIPYAQKIGVMPGIDIKANENNYVKIFPSEGREVLQAVKELPYYDGIFEQEVFKPKQQIITQYFSDSLPTSLNGSHEGKEAYDRIITGTCMNRNDDLFKASCWAIENNQSLADLMVIIGTVKGRDVFTQEEFERTIESARRKVNYVTIGT, from the coding sequence ATGTACCACGACACAGCACTAGCTTTTCTAAAAAAAGGCTATCAGGTCATTCCGTTAAGCCGAAAGACTGGCAATCCGATTATTAAATTTAAGGATATTCCGATAACAGAAGAGATTATCAAATCAGTCAATTGGTTTAATTGTGACTATGCCCTCTTGATGCGTGGCGTGTGGGCTATTGATATTGATACTCACAATATGGATGTGACGATTGCAGAAGGATTGAAATTTCTCTTACGGTCGCAGAAAGCGGACTTGCTATCTGTTCTGTCCACTGACCAGAACGACTATGGCTTAGATGGGTATTCATCAATATTACGAAGCGAGTACAGGCGAGAACTGATTAATAATTTTAACAATACATTTCTGGAATTAACTGCAAGCGGTGGGATGCATGTCTTATTTAAAAAGCGTGAAGATATACCCTATGCACAGAAAATCGGAGTCATGCCTGGAATTGATATTAAGGCCAATGAAAACAACTACGTGAAGATATTTCCATCTGAAGGTAGAGAAGTGCTGCAAGCAGTCAAAGAATTGCCGTATTACGATGGCATATTTGAACAGGAAGTTTTTAAACCGAAACAACAGATTATCACACAGTATTTTAGCGACTCATTGCCAACGAGTTTGAATGGTAGCCACGAAGGAAAAGAGGCCTATGACCGAATCATCACTGGAACGTGTATGAATCGGAACGACGATTTGTTTAAGGCGAGCTGCTGGGCTATTGAGAATAATCAAAGTCTCGCAGATTTAATGGTCATCATTGGAACAGTCAAGGGCAGAGATGTATTCACACAAGAAGAATTTGAACGAACAATAGAATCAGCAAGAAGGAAGGTGAATTATGTCACTATCGGAACATGA
- a CDS encoding ArpU family phage packaging/lysis transcriptional regulator has product MRLFKEIDKYFTKKNAYEVLELYRRYARMAGEEYTPKLTATYSFEPKSSGFTNKATEIQVTNRVAACDELEEITKAINRVIDPYIRQILIEKYCKWHIKQDKAIYTDLGYSESEFYRMLERGAIEFAENYRGGELLVFRKFLGDIC; this is encoded by the coding sequence GTGCGGTTATTTAAAGAAATAGATAAGTATTTTACGAAAAAGAACGCTTACGAAGTGCTAGAATTATACAGACGGTACGCCAGAATGGCTGGCGAGGAATACACACCAAAATTGACCGCCACGTACTCTTTTGAACCAAAATCAAGTGGATTTACTAACAAAGCTACTGAAATTCAGGTCACGAATAGAGTTGCTGCGTGCGACGAGTTAGAAGAAATCACCAAAGCGATTAACAGAGTTATAGACCCGTACATTAGGCAGATACTGATTGAGAAGTATTGCAAATGGCACATTAAGCAAGATAAAGCTATCTATACCGATTTAGGGTATTCTGAAAGCGAGTTTTATCGTATGCTCGAGCGTGGAGCGATTGAGTTCGCCGAGAATTACCGTGGTGGTGAGTTACTGGTCTTTCGTAAGTTTTTGGGAGACATTTGCTAG
- a CDS encoding terminase small subunit → MVIDRHQQIIDELTSDAIKLMSDWPSAREKQKQFVLAYVSSGFKNATEAARQAGYSDKSAKNTANKLVTLSDFFHVQEVIKILKENFEKRSTELSIASLVEIKQFHTRVLRGEETDFEIVTSISGTTSIEEVPPRIKERQKSADSLVKMLSDSENVNRTELALDKLFDKLEEEINGNR, encoded by the coding sequence ATGGTCATTGATAGACATCAACAAATTATTGACGAGCTAACTAGCGATGCAATTAAGCTGATGTCAGATTGGCCATCAGCAAGAGAAAAACAGAAGCAGTTCGTACTCGCTTATGTTTCAAGTGGATTTAAGAATGCTACGGAAGCAGCGCGACAGGCGGGGTATTCGGATAAGTCAGCGAAAAATACAGCAAATAAACTTGTCACTTTATCCGACTTTTTTCACGTCCAAGAAGTTATTAAAATATTAAAGGAAAACTTTGAAAAACGTAGTACAGAACTATCCATTGCATCCTTGGTCGAAATAAAGCAATTCCACACAAGAGTATTACGAGGAGAAGAAACTGATTTCGAGATTGTGACTTCGATCAGCGGCACTACCAGCATCGAGGAAGTCCCTCCGAGAATCAAAGAAAGACAAAAATCAGCAGATAGCTTGGTTAAAATGCTGTCTGACAGCGAGAACGTCAATCGAACAGAACTAGCCCTAGACAAGCTGTTTGACAAATTAGAAGAGGAAATAAATGGGAATAGATAG
- a CDS encoding helix-turn-helix domain-containing protein yields MWEKLQEILVERGLTVVDLAKMAGIPKTSIYNAKHHDIGYKKMEKIADALDVSLDEFRKG; encoded by the coding sequence ATGTGGGAAAAACTACAAGAAATATTGGTAGAACGAGGGCTGACAGTCGTTGACTTGGCAAAAATGGCAGGTATTCCAAAGACAAGCATATATAATGCCAAACATCACGATATTGGTTACAAAAAAATGGAAAAAATCGCTGACGCTTTGGATGTCAGCCTAGATGAATTTAGAAAGGGGTGA
- a CDS encoding helix-turn-helix domain-containing protein: MWEIIERLLEERGLNKNQLARQAGLHQNSLIDLKMGRKKSLKFEDVVKIADTLGVSLDEFR, translated from the coding sequence ATGTGGGAAATAATTGAAAGATTACTCGAAGAAAGAGGGTTGAATAAAAACCAACTTGCTAGACAAGCTGGTTTGCATCAAAATAGCCTAATCGATCTAAAAATGGGAAGAAAGAAATCCTTGAAGTTTGAGGATGTTGTCAAAATAGCTGACACTTTGGGTGTCAGTCTGGACGAATTTAGGTAA
- a CDS encoding helix-turn-helix transcriptional regulator translates to MKWSLKALRVNAGLTAKEVADMIGIHQQTLLKYERDSMDIRVDLLAQLAELYRVNQDDIFLGKQSVLKRNFKQNKPN, encoded by the coding sequence TTGAAATGGTCCTTAAAAGCATTGCGTGTTAATGCAGGTCTTACTGCGAAAGAAGTAGCAGATATGATTGGCATCCACCAGCAAACGCTTTTGAAATACGAAAGAGATAGCATGGACATTAGGGTTGATTTACTTGCGCAACTGGCTGAACTGTACCGTGTTAATCAAGATGATATTTTTTTAGGCAAACAATCCGTTTTAAAACGGAACTTTAAACAAAACAAACCAAACTAG
- a CDS encoding antitoxin, with protein sequence MSKQRYGRPSTGQKGNNRPTVVISRENYDEVDNLSLGTGMSRSAIIDYFISEGLKRARIEEVIIKTKRLVLEG encoded by the coding sequence ATGTCAAAACAAAGATACGGTCGCCCAAGTACAGGGCAGAAAGGGAATAACCGTCCTACTGTGGTCATTAGTCGTGAGAACTACGACGAGGTTGATAACTTGTCGCTTGGTACAGGAATGAGCCGTAGTGCTATTATTGATTATTTTATCAGTGAAGGCTTGAAACGTGCTCGTATTGAAGAAGTCATCATCAAGACTAAGCGTCTAGTTCTTGAGGGCTAG
- a CDS encoding VRR-NUC domain-containing protein — translation MSLSEHDIQSQIRMELAKCGYPTFRANVGKVRTADGRYFDTGLPRGFSDLFGFRPDGQIFFIEVKNEKGRVRPEQVKFIERMRISGALAGVARSVEDARRIIDADIDR, via the coding sequence ATGTCACTATCGGAACATGACATACAATCGCAGATCCGCATGGAATTGGCCAAGTGTGGCTATCCAACTTTCCGTGCTAATGTGGGTAAAGTCCGCACGGCAGATGGACGCTATTTTGATACAGGTCTGCCAAGAGGGTTTAGTGACCTGTTTGGATTTAGACCAGATGGACAAATATTTTTTATCGAAGTAAAAAATGAAAAAGGTCGTGTGAGACCTGAGCAAGTAAAATTTATTGAAAGGATGCGTATTTCTGGCGCCTTAGCTGGTGTAGCTAGAAGTGTTGAGGATGCAAGGAGGATAATTGATGCAGATATCGATCGTTGA
- a CDS encoding DUF669 domain-containing protein produces MGFTTDFSDVKEYQEFKEQDYEMIVFDAYEAENKNGKLRVVIDYVVRNDVQQEKQNAHLWDEQYRSTQTNKYHMGILMGKAKALGIPEGKHYDSFEAFLNDFKGRTAKVRVKLEEYNGEKYPKVRFTNASDVPNSHHVWKEQTTAASPVADDDLPF; encoded by the coding sequence ATGGGATTTACAACAGATTTTTCAGATGTTAAAGAGTATCAGGAATTCAAAGAGCAGGACTACGAGATGATCGTATTCGATGCGTACGAAGCAGAGAACAAGAATGGTAAGCTACGTGTTGTCATTGACTACGTTGTCCGAAACGATGTCCAGCAAGAGAAGCAGAATGCTCACTTGTGGGATGAACAGTACCGTTCGACACAGACCAATAAATACCACATGGGTATTTTGATGGGTAAAGCCAAGGCGCTCGGTATCCCAGAGGGCAAGCATTATGACAGTTTTGAAGCCTTTCTCAATGACTTCAAGGGGCGCACTGCGAAGGTTCGTGTGAAATTGGAGGAATACAACGGTGAGAAATATCCGAAAGTACGGTTCACCAACGCTTCAGATGTACCGAATTCACACCACGTTTGGAAAGAGCAGACTACTGCAGCATCACCAGTTGCTGACGATGATTTACCGTTTTAA
- a CDS encoding DUF1372 family protein — MIIAIIFGIALIAALLEINRLESREPIIIYRVGNEGIDMFGKVTAKDVVDGHYYVEVKPYGKFLVTREQYDSVSVGDEMPEWLKGRKK; from the coding sequence TTGATTATTGCAATAATTTTTGGGATTGCATTGATAGCAGCATTGCTTGAAATCAATAGACTGGAATCCCGCGAACCTATCATCATCTACCGTGTCGGCAACGAAGGAATAGACATGTTCGGCAAGGTCACGGCTAAGGATGTGGTTGACGGACATTACTATGTCGAGGTCAAGCCTTATGGTAAGTTCCTGGTGACCAGGGAGCAGTATGACAGCGTATCTGTCGGCGATGAGATGCCTGAGTGGTTGAAAGGACGGAAGAAGTAG